AAGGACTGAAAGTTAGTTTCACAAAAGTAAATACTGCAATTTACCACGAGGTTGAAGCAGCAGGAAACGAAGCTTTCGCAAAATTTGGGAAAATTGATATCCTGATCAACAATGCAGGCATCACCCGTGATAGCACCCTGAAAAAAATGACTCCCGAATCGTGGCAGCAGGTAATTGATGTGAACCTCACTGGCGTATTCAACTGTACCAAAGTGATCTCATCATTCATGGTTGAGAAAAATTATGGGCGCATTATCAATACTTCCTCGGTTGTGGCGCTGTACGGGAACTTCGGTCAAACCAACTACGTCGCATCCAAAGCCGGTGTGATAGGAATGACAAAGACCCTCGCCAGGGAACTCGGCAGAAAAGGAATCACGGTGAATGCTGTTGCCCCCGGATTCATTGCTACCGAGATGGTAGCAAAAATGCCCGAAAACATACTTCAGATAATGAAAGACAAAACTCCTGCCGGTCGCCTCGGAAAACCGGAAGAGATTGCTGCTGCTTATCTTTTCCTCGCAGGTGATGACGCCGGATTTATAAACGGTGCAGTGCTCAGCGTTGACGGTGGCGTGGTAATTTAATATGCAAACAATGCGAAACGCCTATATCCATAGCACAGGTATGTACGTTCCCGAAAGGGTTGTTCCTAACAGCTATTTTG
This portion of the Bacteroidales bacterium genome encodes:
- the fabG gene encoding 3-oxoacyl-ACP reductase FabG, yielding MKMLENRVAIITGGADGIGKAAAERFANEGATVIIWDLNEEKGVLLAKDLTSKGLKVSFTKVNTAIYHEVEAAGNEAFAKFGKIDILINNAGITRDSTLKKMTPESWQQVIDVNLTGVFNCTKVISSFMVEKNYGRIINTSSVVALYGNFGQTNYVASKAGVIGMTKTLARELGRKGITVNAVAPGFIATEMVAKMPENILQIMKDKTPAGRLGKPEEIAAAYLFLAGDDAGFINGAVLSVDGGVVI